A genomic segment from Nitrospira sp. SG-bin1 encodes:
- a CDS encoding alkyl hydroperoxide reductase has product MLPLGTDAPPFSLRDVVSGQIYSLDSFSDKTALLVMFICRHCPYVVHIQEELARIGRDYQDTGLGILAISSNDPVNYPDDAPPRLKEMALRVGFTFPFCHDETQEVAKAYLAACTPDFYLFDRDRRLVYRGQLDDSRPGNSKPITGHDLRSAIQAVLAGMPVDGKQKPSIGCSIKWKPGNAPSYA; this is encoded by the coding sequence ATGCTTCCATTGGGAACCGACGCACCTCCATTTTCATTGCGTGATGTGGTAAGTGGTCAGATCTATTCGCTTGACTCATTTTCCGACAAGACCGCTTTGTTAGTCATGTTCATCTGTCGGCATTGTCCCTATGTGGTTCATATCCAAGAAGAGCTGGCCAGGATCGGGCGCGATTATCAGGACACCGGTTTGGGCATTCTCGCGATAAGCAGCAACGATCCGGTCAACTACCCGGATGATGCGCCGCCAAGACTCAAAGAGATGGCCTTACGCGTGGGCTTCACCTTTCCCTTCTGCCACGATGAGACGCAGGAAGTCGCCAAGGCTTATCTCGCCGCCTGTACTCCCGACTTTTATCTCTTCGATCGGGACCGACGGTTGGTGTATCGAGGACAACTGGATGACAGCCGGCCCGGCAATAGCAAGCCGATAACCGGCCATGATCTCCGCTCCGCGATTCAAGCCGTACTTGCCGGTATGCCGGTCGACGGCAAGCAAAAGCCCAGCATTGGGTGCAGTATCAAGTGGAAGCCGGGCAATGCTCCGTCTTACGCCTGA
- a CDS encoding oxidoreductase: MEYRHLGRSGVKVSRLCLGTMNFGPQTSESDSHALMDRALELGINFFDTANVYGWKLGEGWTEQIIGRWFAQGGGRREKVVLATKVYGRMGEWPNQSRLSAVHIKRACEDSLRRLQTDWIDVYQMHHVDRETPWEEIWQAMEQLVREGKVVYVGSSNFAGWHLAQAQEVARSRHFLGLVSEQSLYNLNERMIELEVIPACEAYGIGLIPWSPLGRGLLAGVLQPDSIGRRADAELKQEVIKFRPKLKAYEELCARIGEKPANVALAWLLHQRAVTSPIIGPRTMEQLDGAITALNVSLGADILKQLNELFPGPGGVSPEAYAW; this comes from the coding sequence ATGGAATATCGACATCTCGGCCGGTCAGGGGTGAAAGTCAGTCGACTCTGTCTGGGCACGATGAATTTCGGGCCGCAGACGAGCGAGTCGGACAGCCATGCGCTGATGGATCGGGCCTTGGAGCTCGGGATCAACTTCTTCGATACCGCGAATGTGTACGGCTGGAAGCTCGGCGAAGGTTGGACGGAGCAGATCATCGGCCGTTGGTTCGCACAAGGTGGAGGCCGCCGGGAGAAGGTGGTACTCGCGACGAAGGTGTACGGTCGCATGGGCGAATGGCCGAATCAGTCGCGTCTTTCGGCCGTCCATATCAAGCGAGCTTGCGAGGACAGCCTTCGACGGTTACAGACCGACTGGATCGATGTGTATCAAATGCACCATGTCGATCGGGAAACGCCGTGGGAAGAAATCTGGCAGGCGATGGAGCAGCTCGTGCGGGAAGGAAAAGTCGTGTATGTGGGGAGCAGCAATTTCGCCGGATGGCACTTGGCCCAGGCGCAGGAGGTCGCGCGTAGCCGCCATTTTTTGGGATTGGTGTCGGAGCAGAGCCTCTATAACCTCAATGAACGTATGATCGAGCTGGAAGTCATTCCTGCCTGTGAAGCCTATGGTATCGGTCTGATCCCCTGGAGTCCGCTGGGACGAGGACTATTGGCCGGTGTCCTGCAGCCCGACAGTATCGGCCGCCGCGCGGACGCAGAGTTAAAACAAGAGGTGATCAAATTCCGTCCCAAATTGAAAGCCTACGAGGAGCTGTGCGCACGGATTGGGGAAAAGCCGGCCAATGTCGCTCTTGCTTGGTTGTTGCACCAACGAGCCGTCACGTCACCGATTATTGGTCCTCGCACCATGGAACAACTGGATGGGGCCATAACGGCGTTGAATGTTTCCCTAGGTGCCGACATCCTAAAGCAACTGAACGAGCTCTTTCCCGGACCCGGCGGAGTTTCGCCTGAGGCCTATGCCTGGTAA